aaacacataaaaattcaagagaaaacaagatcaaaatgtACTAttggtaaaaaatattatgcaatTTCTTAGAACTTCAACTTGTATTTGAATTTATCATCTCAACcataaataaactaattataCATCTGAAAGCATGATAAAGCCGTATgagaaaaattagataaaaattaaaactcataatCTAACTCAACAACGTtcaaataaatcaaatcaaatcaaatctccTGCTCCTGATGTCCAAAAACTAGAAACCCAGAAGAGTTAAAACAACAAGAATTGAAACTCTTCATGTCCAAAGACTGGAAACCCATAAAAGTTGAAAACCCATATCTAAATCTAAAGATCTAAAACTTAACTGGGTaagtttatctaaaaaaaaaaatgggtaagttgtaatttagtCTAAAGATCTAAATCTTTTAGTGAGGCCCCCTTAATAAGTAATATACATGAATTCTTGAATACTTGTAGAGAAAAAACTCATCATCAACTTGCCAGGTAGCTGAATATTTAAATGACAAGCGGAGCATCTACCTGATTGATCCGACACTCAAGTCCTTTAGAAATAATAAGCTTTTTTGAccggttatcaaaaaaaaaaaaaatgaaataatgagCTTAATGTCATCTGTGAAGTTATCCAAGAATGCATTCGACCAGATCCAAGGCAGAGACTAACAATGAGGGACGTTGTTTCTATCTGAGTTCCTCCATTGCTGTTCGATCTAACCAAGGAGAATGCACCGCCGTTCGATCTGACCTCCATCCCCTTCGAACCAAGCCATCGCCGTTCGATCTAACCTCCATTGCCGTCTCCATCGCCGTTCGATCTGACCTCCATCGCCCTTCGATCTGACCTCCATCGCCATCTCCATCGCCGTTCGATCTTACCTCCATCCCTTTCGAATGCAAGTCATCGCCATTCGATCAGACCTCCATCGCCGTCTCCATCGCCATTCGATTTGACCTCCATCGCCGTTCGATCAAGGAGAATGCGCCGCCGTTTGATCTGTTTCAACAAATCaagtaacttttattttactgtTCACGATGTTGTGATATTTtctggtgggtttgttgtttggCTTTGAAACCTTCCTCTCTCGTATCTTTATTCCCTTGGTCAAGCTTTGCCGATCCTCCCCTTAGGTGCTGCCAATGTATATACAGTGGCTTTGTGGGAGTGAGATCTTGGATGttgaaaatcaaaactttaGAAATTAAGTGCTGAAAATTGTTGATTCTCCCTGTTGTCATGTTGTAAATTGTGTTATGctttcattttaataaattttttagttcaggcacaaaaaaataagtataaggaagaagacgaagaacTCTCTCTCATGGTTTTGCTTCATTTGATTTGTATTAATTTTCTGGGTGTATCTTCTTCATGATTGTGcatgttcttcatgtttgtgAATGATGAGGAACCAATATcatattttaatcttgtttttctcttgttttttttttgtttttcttgttttgggaggagagagacataaaatgggtgtaaaaagacttatttaccccttttttttaacagaggtgggttacgACACATAAACGGTAAcaatcacaggtgggtaaagtgtcaaaatttgaaccacgggtaggcacatagaattagaggtaaaccacaggtaggtaaagtgtaattatccctaaattttattaacaGCCTAAAAAATGAGAGTAAAATTGGACTCAAatacatttttgtatttttttaagtgtaattttaagtaataataTTACATCATTTAacaatttgttattaaattaatatttttatttttttagtgtaattttaagtaatattacCTCACTTAacaatttgttattaaattaatattttgaaaatctcactcTTTTATTACCTGTACTGTATAACTTGAACTTACATATATACAATTCATATAATTAATACCATGTCATatgtaaataattaaattttcgtgtcattttatttttcattaatgtttgagaaagaagaaaacactaTGGTAGCTTTGCCAAACCCAACTGTCAATAACCTGTTGAACAAACATGCATATCAATTGGTGTAGTCTGTAACCAACAATTAACAGCTACTTAATCTGAAAGTGAATTGTGCATGGCATTGTCAccaattgtattttgaaaaagaagaaaacactaTGGTGGCTTTGTCAAACCCAACTGTCAATTACCTGTTGAACAAACATGCATATCAATTGGTGTAGTCTGTGACCAACAATTAACAGCTACTTAATCTGAAAGTGAATTGTGCATGGCATTGTCACCAATTGTATTTTAAGTACCCGCTTGGATACTGAGTTTGCCTTTAGCGTCTGTGTTTCCAGTGGGTCTCGTGTATTATTTACGGGACCCGCAAGTACTTTATTCagcaatttttttcattaaaaataggttctACAAcacttttcacacatttaaaaattattttgttacaatattttcaattttcaatgatatccaaatggaccctaagaAAGTCATGCCATTTAGTTGTTAAATTGCTAATGTGAAAGAgaatgtacaattttttaaaatatcttatttattaaagcacaataatatttttacctAATAAACAGAATAAGCAATGAGGAAATAAACTCATCCAAACTTACATGCATACATTTGTAaagttattataataaaattagtgGCCTAGTATTAGTATATTAGCACTAGATGATTATAAGATTGAAACAATTTGAGAAAGAATTCCCTTTTAGTAAATCTTTCAATTTCCTCGTATTCTTACTTAAATACGGTTTTAAAATCCGAACAGTTAAAGAACTGAAAAACAATTTAGCTcttagtttttagtgttttatCCATGTTGACCGGTTTTACGGGATTAGTTTCCACTTTatccaattttttaaacaatatataaGATGGGTggtatttaaaaattcaatactCTTAAAATCTCGGGATAAaccacaaaaaatcaaataaacaccACTTGTTTTACATCAAACTAAAAATTGGAGAGAATAGGACATCAAACTAAAAATCCTATAGAATAGGAGAATGTGAGGTAATATTATCTCAAACCATTGGAACTTTAAAGTTTTCGACACTATCAAAAGCTATTGTAAGTGTTGGTTTGGATAGCACTTAAACGTGCTGCGTTtacgtttttttctttttttttttcagtcgcAAATGTTAATCTGATCTTTTGTAAACAGTATATTTATATACTGTTTATGGATATTacaaacttcattttttatcaatttttttattaaaaataaatcttataatattatttacacatttaaaaattattttgttacagtactttcaattttcaattttaacaaaataaattctaccTAAACAGTGAGTGCTACGATGAAACTTTcttaaagtatatatatatatatatatatatatttgaacacttaaaaaccaaaatgattACCTATAGGGCGGCCATCGGTGGGTAGGGATTGAAGGTTGCAGCTGGTAAGACTTCCCCTTATTTGTCGGTCAGTCGGTGCAGTAGAGATTTGAATAGATAGGTGAACGCACAAAGTCCTAGTCCTTTCTTTTCATTACCTAACGCTGAGGATAACATCGTtgcttaaaacttaaaaagttgTGCCAATCTTGGTTTCTCTTTAGGGAAGGGCTTCAAATTCAGAGTGCACCATCCATCCCCCATCAATGTTTTTGCTTTTAGGacacaagaagaaaaatggGGGCAGGGTTCGAATTACCTTAATTGATCACGAATTGtccaaaaaacaacaaaacaaacaatacTAAATGAAATTATACTTGAATTAAATCACCTTATATATGTACAGATATATGGTTAGaattaaccaaaaaacaaagagatagagagagtaaAATTATCACATCTCTCataaaaaaacaagattgaaaattattataGGCTTTTAATCAATTGGCAATCAATCATCAGATCATAACACTTCTCTTTGTGACAGCATAGCTCCTGCTTCTTGGATACAACAAATCAGACTTCACActaacaccaacaccaacatcTTTACCAAAATCATCACAAGGCCCATCTTCATCAATCCTGCCCATACCAACGCTAGCACTCTTGGGCAAATCCTTGGATGAAGAAGAATTCATCACCTTTTGCTGCTGCCGCTTTAGGATCATATCCATGTCAATCATATCAGTCATAGTCCTAGCCGAGGCAGCTCTAATCAGCTCCCT
The sequence above is drawn from the Quercus lobata isolate SW786 chromosome 12, ValleyOak3.0 Primary Assembly, whole genome shotgun sequence genome and encodes:
- the LOC115971641 gene encoding uncharacterized protein LOC115971641 — translated: MRNKAQHNKFVRIMSIPIRALSKARDFYVRSMTGCAPRVGHSNPTGYPVILPKSFSGSSARSNDNDDYRELIRAASARTMTDMIDMDMILKRQQQKVMNSSSSKDLPKSASVGMGRIDEDGPCDDFGKDVGVGVSVKSDLLYPRSRSYAVTKRSVMI